The following nucleotide sequence is from Mycobacterium sp. Z3061.
TCTTCCCGTCCGGCAACGAATGCGCTAGGCGACCAGCCGACGCAAAAACGTTGACGCCGTGATGATCCCGACAATCGGCGCCAGCACCAGCACGATGACGTCCGCGAGGTGGAACGGGGTGCCGATCAGCAGCGCGCGCAGCACGTCGACCTCGTAACTGAGCGGGTTGACCTTACTCAGTGCGTGCAACCAGCCGGGCATCACATCAACGGGATACAGCGCGTTGGACGCGAAGAACAAGGGCATGGTGATGGCCTGGCCGATGCCCATCAATCGATCGCGGTTGCGCACCAGGCCGGCCAAAGTCATTGACAGGCAGGCGAAGAACGCGGCACCGAGCATGACGGCGGCCATCGCGCCCAGAATCCGCAGCGGATTGACGGTCAGTCCGATGCCCATCGCGTAGGCCAGTGCCAGCACGCCGACGACCTGCGCCACCGACCGCACACCGGCCGCGAACGACTTGCCGGTGATCAGGGCCGACGCCGGCGCGGGTGTGACCATCAGCTTCGCCAGGACACCTGAGTCGCGGTCCCAGATGATCTGGATGCCATAGAAAATCGAGATGAACAGCGCCGACTGGGCGATGATCCCCGGCGCCAGAAACGCCTGATAGGACACGTTGCCGGTGTCGATGACACGCAGGTGGCTGAACGTGGTGCCGAAGATCAGCAGCCATAGCGCGGGCTGCACCATCCGCATTACCAGCTCGGTCCGGTCGTGCCGCAACTTCTGCAATTCCACGATCGCGAACGCGCCGACGCGGCTCAATGTTGCTCTGGCTCTGTCCAATCCGTGCGGAGCGCGGACCAGATCGACGGTATGCGGGTGGGTGTGATCAACCGACACGGCGAGCAACCCTTCTGGCGGAACGGATTTGACGGATGTCGGCGGCGTCGTCGGTGAGGCCGGTTGCCGAGTAATGGCGGAAGACATCTTCGAGGGTGGCCTCCGGCGACACGGTCGCCTTCAACTCCTCGGGGGTTCCCACCGCCTGCAGCGCACCGTGATGCATCAGCGCGACCCGGTCGCACAGCGCGTCCGCCTCTTCCATGTAATGGGTGGTCAGCAGGACGGTCATGCCGAACTGCTCCTGCATCTTGCGGACCTGCGTCCACACACCGTCGCGTGCGATCGGATCCAGGCCGACGGTCGGTTCGTCCAGCACCAGCAGCGAGGGCCGGTTGACCAGGGCCTGGGCCACCTCGAGCCGACGCACCATACCCCCGGAGTAGCTCGATGCCAGCTTGTCGGCGACATCGAGCAGATCCATTGCCGCCAATGCCTGCTCAACGCGCTGGGTGCGCTCCGCGCGCGGGACGCCGTACAGCCGGGCGAACCACGTCACGTTCTGCCGGCCGGTCAACGCTGTCTCGATCGAAAGTTGTTGCGGCACATAACCGATGTTGCTGCGGATGTCGATCGTCTGGCTCCGCGCGTCCAGCCCGAAGACGCGCAGTTCGCCGTGCTGGACCGGTGCCAGCGTGGTCAGCACCCGCACCACTGTGGTCTTGCCGGCGCCATTGGGGCCCAACAGGCCCATCGTCTCGCCGGGGTGCACCGTGAAAGTCACATCGTCGACGGCCGTGTGCTGGCCGTAACGATAGGTCAGGTGCCGGCAGTCAATCGCCTCGGTCATGTGCATCGCTCCTGCAGCTTCCTGGTCATCTCCTCGAGCACCTCCAGCCCCTTGGCCAATACCCCGATCTGGTGGTCGTCAAGCTCGTCGAGCAGGTCGTGGAGGACCGCCCGGCGTGTGGCCGCGGTCGCGTCCATCACCTGCTGCGCCGAATCGGTCAGCCGCAACCGGCTCACCCGCCGGTCCGCCGGGTCCGCGGTCCTTTCCAGCAGTCCCGCGCAGGACAGCTTCGACACCAGGGTGGAGGCGGTGTTGGGCACCAGGCCCAACTCGGCGGCTGCGACGCTCACCGACACTCCTGGGCGCCGCGAGACCAGGCGCAACAGCTCGGCCTGCGATTCGGAGAGCTGGCCGGCCGGGTAGCCGGTGCCGGCTGCTCGCCGCAGCTGACGGCGGAACCTGCCCAGGATCCGCGGCACGTCGGCGGACAGATCGGTCTTCGCGGTGTTCGTAGTCACTTCAGCCCATAATAGCTCTGTAGGCGAGCTATTTATTCCTGCGCATTACTTGACGCAAGGCCGATGCCGAGTTGTAGCCGACCATCCCGGCGACCTGCTCGAGGCTCAGGGAGGTCGTCCGGCGCAGGTGGCGGGCCTGTTCGAGCCGGATGCGTTGCAGCAACGCGTACGGGGTGACGCCCAGGTTCTGGCGAACCCGTCGCTCCAGCGTGCGCCGGGTGGTGCCCAGTTCGAGGGCGGCCGAGGCGATGTCGACGTTGCCGGCGAGGTTGTTGCGGACCCATGCCTCGAAGTCGACGACAAGTCGGTCGGTGGTGGCCAGATACGTTTGTGCGGCTCCGGCACTGGACGCCGGGCGACGGTCGAAAAGCAGAATGGCGGCCGTCGCATCGGCCAGCTGGGGGCTGATGCCCGCAACGATGTGCATCGCGAGATCGATGTGCGCGAATGCGGCGCCCGCCGTCGTCACTGAACCGTCGGCGACCACCATGCGTGACATGTCCAGCCTGACCCGGGGGAAGCGGCGCGCAAACTCGTCGGCGAGCCACCAACTCGTCGTCGCGTGGCGCTCGTCGAGGACACCGGCGTCGGCGAGCACGAA
It contains:
- a CDS encoding helix-turn-helix domain-containing protein, encoding MFIGVMALPGCWASGLVTITDVIRGANTARQQVDTEIAEIRIATVGIDRAPVSTAGGLMVPVDLTIDDDAMSGLDLLVVPALTMNTPAGVVDALMRNEVRAARAAVRDWARSGRPVAAACTGTFVLADAGVLDERHATTSWWLADEFARRFPRVRLDMSRMVVADGSVTTAGAAFAHIDLAMHIVAGISPQLADATAAILLFDRRPASSAGAAQTYLATTDRLVVDFEAWVRNNLAGNVDIASAALELGTTRRTLERRVRQNLGVTPYALLQRIRLEQARHLRRTTSLSLEQVAGMVGYNSASALRQVMRRNK
- a CDS encoding ATP-binding cassette domain-containing protein is translated as MHMTEAIDCRHLTYRYGQHTAVDDVTFTVHPGETMGLLGPNGAGKTTVVRVLTTLAPVQHGELRVFGLDARSQTIDIRSNIGYVPQQLSIETALTGRQNVTWFARLYGVPRAERTQRVEQALAAMDLLDVADKLASSYSGGMVRRLEVAQALVNRPSLLVLDEPTVGLDPIARDGVWTQVRKMQEQFGMTVLLTTHYMEEADALCDRVALMHHGALQAVGTPEELKATVSPEATLEDVFRHYSATGLTDDAADIRQIRSARRVARRVG
- a CDS encoding MarR family transcriptional regulator, which translates into the protein MTTNTAKTDLSADVPRILGRFRRQLRRAAGTGYPAGQLSESQAELLRLVSRRPGVSVSVAAAELGLVPNTASTLVSKLSCAGLLERTADPADRRVSRLRLTDSAQQVMDATAATRRAVLHDLLDELDDHQIGVLAKGLEVLEEMTRKLQERCT
- a CDS encoding ABC transporter permease, giving the protein MSVDHTHPHTVDLVRAPHGLDRARATLSRVGAFAIVELQKLRHDRTELVMRMVQPALWLLIFGTTFSHLRVIDTGNVSYQAFLAPGIIAQSALFISIFYGIQIIWDRDSGVLAKLMVTPAPASALITGKSFAAGVRSVAQVVGVLALAYAMGIGLTVNPLRILGAMAAVMLGAAFFACLSMTLAGLVRNRDRLMGIGQAITMPLFFASNALYPVDVMPGWLHALSKVNPLSYEVDVLRALLIGTPFHLADVIVLVLAPIVGIITASTFLRRLVA